The proteins below are encoded in one region of Takifugu rubripes chromosome 1, fTakRub1.2, whole genome shotgun sequence:
- the zmym2 gene encoding zinc finger MYM-type protein 2 isoform X2: MDGNQNPVVAEEAGEQVEPMDATPSPQPQPTPVSEEDQEAVSMVTEDGAPKEGGTQDNDDDDVVLVGEEPSATAPQDTPSTDCLEAAAAVAGVDTSTAAVPSTNPSSPASSSAPKPQTTAEPIVIDDEEDPDKDASLASPAHPGGSSASHSPGALSNTEADSELRIASVTTLGGTQKESFSASALDALPHEDDEQADMNLMITSVTSLQGGGAADAAAGEGQAEVNGLQISNAFSLNPDSSPGCPTASFNPGRGSGPVGQLAQNGDMGSHNRADSWISQSASVPRSLKQTGVDSPSPATSLPKPPGQSSSSNSSSGSQPQPRTVKVTCANCKKPLKKGQTAYQRKGSTHLFCSTTCLSAFSHKPAPKKSCTMCKKDITNMKGTIVAQVDSSESFQEFCSTGCLGAYENKQNPPKSSLKTKCTVCGKLTEIRHEVSFKTVTHKICSDTCFNVYRRANGLIMNCCEQCGDYLPSRPSANHFLLVDGQQKRFCCQNCIRDFKQAHSKLATCQTCKTLIKTGEVLHGLGVGGVMGSFCSVNCLNKGKLTTASFVATEPTCHFCKRNSLPQYQATLPEGNVLNFCSSQCVTKFQNATLQTATNGQLPLSTAADTVQLKCNYCRGAFSLKPETLEWEDKMYQFCSKVCCEDYKKLHCIVTFCEYCQEERTLHETVKFSGVKRPFCSEGCKLLFKQDFIKRLGLKCVSCNHCNQLCKKSITRQFGGTTRDFCSETCAKKFHDWFYKAARCDCCKVQGNLTESVMWRAEMKQFCDQDCLLKFYCQQNEPIMVTQKGPENSSIGVELQAPKFGLVNQGSMAYAGGLMRDVKNKAVLCKPLTLTKATYCKPHMQSKHLQTDVDDGIKREYVPVPIPVPVFIPMPMNMYSQVTPTPVSLPIPVPVPVFLPTTLQGAEQIIESINELKNNVTPELQRVPQTLKEEQKEDVETIKVKKEVREQESSISNSEEEEEEEEEEEEEEKYDPNLDLETDFPQVSALEPAPVLEGMDEDMSFSLPPVLAESKEEEEEEEEPVPRPQPRKQGNKRQAVEQSSAQISSEGPSVKRSLPLKARYGIYAWKRWVLSSEKTEDTKDEDGSKPVRVKSNLLSLSPEELNEGLSQFVREVCRPNGERYSPDSIFYLCLGIQQHLHTKGRKDDLFSDSCYQQFGEELNKVLKDWQPSVLPDGLLWSRVEEQSLWSSRQLGEQSPAMLLRSLVYLNTKYFGLRTVEQHLRLSFANVYGPDTIHPVTKETTVCISVPSISQGDHVQTESRKRKRKSEDDDEDQEPSDSAGSTVRCPVKKHECHLYDLYRSKCPPSLRDRLDLFYVQPDPARDPDGQLWFTSTPLESQTLENLLTQVLLVRDVYTDKHYTEEDVDGGE, translated from the exons ATGGATGGGAACCAAAACCCTGTCGTAGCAGAGGAGGCAGGGGAGCAGGTGGAGCCCATGGATGCCACTCCTTCCCCCCAGCCACAGCCCACACCCGTATCAGAAGAGGATCAGGAggcagtttccatggtgactgaGGATGGTGCCCCAAAGGAGGGTGGCACACaggacaatgatgatgatgatgtggttcTTGTTGGGGAGGAACCTTCTGCTACAGCTCCTCAAGACACACCCAGCACAGACTGCTTAGAAGCAGCTGCTGCCGTGGCAGGCGTGGACACGTCCACGGCCGCAGTGCCTTCCACAAACCCCAGCTCTCCCGCGTCTTCCAGTGCACCCAAACCTCAAACCACAGCCGAGCCGATCGTCATCGACGACGAGGAGGACCCCGATAAAGACGCATCCCTCGCTTCGCCGGCGCACCCCGGGGGCTCGTCGGCATCCCACTCGCCAGGTGCCCTCAGCAACACCGAGGCCGATTCAGAACTCCGGATCGCCAGTGTCACCACGCTGGGCGGCACCCAGAAAGAGAGCTTCAGCGCTTCGGCACTAGATGCTCTACCACATGAAGACGACGAGCAGGCAGACATGAACCTGATGATCACCTCTGTCACATCGCTGCAGGGTGGAGGTGCAGCGGACGCAGCA GCAGGTGAAGGTCAAGCGGAGGTGAACGGGCTACAGATCAGTAATGCTTTCAGCCTGAATCCCGACTCCTCACCCGGCTGCCCGACAGCTTCTTTCAACCCTGGGCGGGGCTCAGGACCAGTGGGCCAGCTGGCTCAGAATGGAGACATGGGGTCTCACAATAGAGCAG ATTCATGGATCTCCCAGTCGGCTTCAGTGCCGCGCAGCCTAAAACAGACAGGAGTCGACTCGCCCTCACCAGCCACCTCATTGCCCAAACCTCCAGGCCAGTCTTCCTCTTCTaattcctcctctggctcccagCCACAGCCCAGGACAGTGAAG GTAACCTGTGCTAACTGTAAAAAACCTTTGAAGAAAGGTCAAACAGCCTACCAGCGTAAGGGTTCCACACACCTGTTCTGCTCcactacctgcctgtctgccttctcACACAAACCCGCCCCCAAGAAGAGCTGCACCATGTGTAAAAA GGACATCACAAACATGAAAGGAACCATCGTGGCGCAGGTGGACTCCAGCGAGTCTTTCCAGGAGTTCTGCAGCACAGGCTGTCTAGGTGCATATGAAAACAAGCAGAACCCCCCCAAATCAAGCCTCAAAACCAAATGTACTGTCTGCGGGAAGCTGACGGAG ATCCGGCACGAGGTGAGCTTTAAGACCGTGACTCATAAGATCTGCAGCGACACCTGTTTCAACGTTTACCGCAGGGCCAACGGGTTGATCATGAACTGCTGCGAGCAGTGCGGCGACTACCTGCCCAGCCGACCGTCGGccaaccacttcctgttagtTGATGGCCAACAGAAACGTTTCTGTTGCCAGAACTGCATCAGGGACTTCAAACAG GCGCACAGCAAACTTGCAACATGCCAGACATGTAAAACACTGATCAAGACCGGAGAGGTGCTGCACGGTCTGGGCGTCGGTGGCGTGATGGGCTCCTTCTGCTCCGTCAACTGCTTGAACAAGGGCAAATTGACGACGGCCTCCTTTGTCG CCACAGAGCCTACGTGTCACTTCTGTAAGAGGAATTCATTACCGCAGTACCAGGCCACGTTACCAGAGGGAAACGTCCTCAACTTCTGCAGCTCGCAGTGTGTGACCAAGTTCCAG AACGCTACCCTGCAAACGGCCACAAACGGACAGCTGCCTCTGTCCACTGCTGCCGACACAGTTCAGCTGAAATGCAACTACTGCCGAGGAGCCTTCAGTCTGAAACCTGAAACCTTGGAATGGGAG GATAAGATGTATCAGTTCTGCAGTAAGGTTTGCTGTGAGGACTACAAGAAGCTTCACTGCATTGTGACGTTCTGCGAGTACTGCCAAGAAGAAAGGACGCTGCATGAGACGGTCAAGTTCTCAGGAGTCAAGAGGCCGTTCTGCAGCGAAG gatgTAAGTTGTTGTTTAAGCAGGATTTTATCAAGAGGTTGGGTCTGAAGTGTGTAAGCTGTAACCACTGTAACCAGCTCTGTAAGAAAAGCATCACCCGACAGTTCGGAGGCACGACTCGCGACTTCTGCAGCGAGACCTGTGCCAAGAAGTTCCACGACTGGTTCTACAAG GCGGCGAGATGCGACTGTTGTAAGGTTCAGGGAAACCTGACAGAGTCTGTGATGTggagagcagagatgaaacagttCTGTGACCAAGATTGTCTGTTGAAGTTCTACTGCCAGCAGAACGAGCCCATCATGGTCACGCAGAAAGGCCCTGAGAACTCCAGCATAG GGGTTGAGTTGCAAGCACCCAAATTTGGG ctggtGAACCAGGGTTCAATGGCGTACGCTGGTGGTCTGATGAGAGATGTGAAGAACAAGGCAGTTCTCTGCAAGCCGCTCACCCTGACCAAAGCTACTTACTGCAAACCACACATGCAGAGTAAACATTTACAGACAG ATGTAGATGATGGCATTAAGAGGGAGTATGTTCCTGTTCCCATACCTGTCCCCGTCTTCATCCCTATGCCCATGAATATGTACTCCCAGGTCACTCCCACTCCAGTGTCTCTGCCTATACCG GTGCCTGTGCCTGTCTTTCTGCCTACGACCCTGCAGGGGGCAGAGCAGATTATTGAAAGCATCAATGAGCTGAAAAACAACGTGACCCCTGAGCTGCAGCGTGtgcctcaaacactcaaagaggagcagaaagaag ATGTAGAGACAATAAAGGTTAAGAAAGAGGTTAGAGAGCAGGAATCCTCCATCAGCaactcggaggaggaggaggaggaggaggaggaggaggaagaggaagagaagtaCGATCCTAACCTGGATCTGGAGACCGACTTCCCTCAAG TCTCAGCATTGGAGCCTgctccagtcctggagggaatGGACGAGGACATGAGCTTCTCTCTGCCTCCAGTCCTGGCAGAGtcgaaggaggaagaggaggaggaagaggagccggtACCTCGACCACAGCCCAGAAAACAA GGGAACAAGAGGCAGGCAGTTGAGCAGAGCTCTGCCCAGATCTCATCGGAGGGGCCATCGGTGAAGCGCTCACTGCCTCTCAAAGCTCGCTACGGCATCTATGCCTGGAAACGATGGGTGCTGTCTTCTGAAAAAACTGAAGACACCAAAGATGAGGATGGCTCCAAACCCG TCCGGGTGAAAAGTAATCTTCTGTCCCTGAGTCCGGAGGAGCTGAATGAAGGCCTGTCACAGTTTGTAAGGGAGGTGTGCAGGCCGAATGGAGAGCGCTATTCACCCGACAGCATCTTTTACCTCTGTCTTGGAATTCAGCAG CATCTCCACACCAAAGGCCGGAAGGATGACCTGTTCAGTGACTCGTGCTACCAGCAGTTTGGAGAGGAACTTAACAAGGTTCTCAAGGATTGGCAGCCCAGTGTTCTCCCTGATG GCTTGCTGTGGAGTCgagtggaggagcagagcctgtggagcagcaggcagctCGGGGAACAGAGTCCCGCCATGTTGCTACGTTCCCTTGTTTACCTGAACACTAAATATTTTGGCCTGCGCACGGTGGAGCAACATCTCCGCCTCTCTTTTGCCAACGTCTACGGCCCTGACACCATCCATCCTGTCACTAAGGAGACGACAGTCTGCATCAGTGTGCCTTCAATTTCTCAGGGTGACCACG TGCAAACAGAGTCTCGGAAAAGAAAGCGGAAGtcggaggatgatgatgaggaccaAGAACCCAGCGACTCGGCAGGCTCCACCGTGCGCTGCCCAGTTAAGAAGCACGAATGTCACCTATATGATCTGTACAGATCAAAGTG CCCGCCCTCATTGCGTGATCGCCTTGACCTTTTCTACGTCCAGCCAGATCCTGCTCGTGACCCTGATGGCCAGCTGTGGTTTACTTCAACTCCTCTGGAGAGCCAGACTCTGGAGAACCTCCTCACCCAAGTCCTCCTGGTCAGGGATGTTTACACGGACAAACACTACACGGAGGAAGACGTGGACGGAGGAGAATAA
- the zmym2 gene encoding zinc finger MYM-type protein 2 isoform X1: protein MPGRFCSFPNCPNKITPVTLRSLSFHRVPVADEELLKRWLVALQMEPGTAAEEVKRGDHKVCSVHFDPDDFYPRKAQPAPVKKTRKGLRKTKPLKEHFERTKLKPNAVPRTGTRLSSEPEVVALVMDGNQNPVVAEEAGEQVEPMDATPSPQPQPTPVSEEDQEAVSMVTEDGAPKEGGTQDNDDDDVVLVGEEPSATAPQDTPSTDCLEAAAAVAGVDTSTAAVPSTNPSSPASSSAPKPQTTAEPIVIDDEEDPDKDASLASPAHPGGSSASHSPGALSNTEADSELRIASVTTLGGTQKESFSASALDALPHEDDEQADMNLMITSVTSLQGGGAADAAAGEGQAEVNGLQISNAFSLNPDSSPGCPTASFNPGRGSGPVGQLAQNGDMGSHNRADSWISQSASVPRSLKQTGVDSPSPATSLPKPPGQSSSSNSSSGSQPQPRTVKVTCANCKKPLKKGQTAYQRKGSTHLFCSTTCLSAFSHKPAPKKSCTMCKKDITNMKGTIVAQVDSSESFQEFCSTGCLGAYENKQNPPKSSLKTKCTVCGKLTEIRHEVSFKTVTHKICSDTCFNVYRRANGLIMNCCEQCGDYLPSRPSANHFLLVDGQQKRFCCQNCIRDFKQAHSKLATCQTCKTLIKTGEVLHGLGVGGVMGSFCSVNCLNKGKLTTASFVATEPTCHFCKRNSLPQYQATLPEGNVLNFCSSQCVTKFQNATLQTATNGQLPLSTAADTVQLKCNYCRGAFSLKPETLEWEDKMYQFCSKVCCEDYKKLHCIVTFCEYCQEERTLHETVKFSGVKRPFCSEGCKLLFKQDFIKRLGLKCVSCNHCNQLCKKSITRQFGGTTRDFCSETCAKKFHDWFYKAARCDCCKVQGNLTESVMWRAEMKQFCDQDCLLKFYCQQNEPIMVTQKGPENSSIGVELQAPKFGLVNQGSMAYAGGLMRDVKNKAVLCKPLTLTKATYCKPHMQSKHLQTDVDDGIKREYVPVPIPVPVFIPMPMNMYSQVTPTPVSLPIPVPVPVFLPTTLQGAEQIIESINELKNNVTPELQRVPQTLKEEQKEDVETIKVKKEVREQESSISNSEEEEEEEEEEEEEEKYDPNLDLETDFPQVSALEPAPVLEGMDEDMSFSLPPVLAESKEEEEEEEEPVPRPQPRKQGNKRQAVEQSSAQISSEGPSVKRSLPLKARYGIYAWKRWVLSSEKTEDTKDEDGSKPVRVKSNLLSLSPEELNEGLSQFVREVCRPNGERYSPDSIFYLCLGIQQHLHTKGRKDDLFSDSCYQQFGEELNKVLKDWQPSVLPDGLLWSRVEEQSLWSSRQLGEQSPAMLLRSLVYLNTKYFGLRTVEQHLRLSFANVYGPDTIHPVTKETTVCISVPSISQGDHVQTESRKRKRKSEDDDEDQEPSDSAGSTVRCPVKKHECHLYDLYRSKCPPSLRDRLDLFYVQPDPARDPDGQLWFTSTPLESQTLENLLTQVLLVRDVYTDKHYTEEDVDGGE from the exons GTGGTTGCCTTAGTGATGGATGGGAACCAAAACCCTGTCGTAGCAGAGGAGGCAGGGGAGCAGGTGGAGCCCATGGATGCCACTCCTTCCCCCCAGCCACAGCCCACACCCGTATCAGAAGAGGATCAGGAggcagtttccatggtgactgaGGATGGTGCCCCAAAGGAGGGTGGCACACaggacaatgatgatgatgatgtggttcTTGTTGGGGAGGAACCTTCTGCTACAGCTCCTCAAGACACACCCAGCACAGACTGCTTAGAAGCAGCTGCTGCCGTGGCAGGCGTGGACACGTCCACGGCCGCAGTGCCTTCCACAAACCCCAGCTCTCCCGCGTCTTCCAGTGCACCCAAACCTCAAACCACAGCCGAGCCGATCGTCATCGACGACGAGGAGGACCCCGATAAAGACGCATCCCTCGCTTCGCCGGCGCACCCCGGGGGCTCGTCGGCATCCCACTCGCCAGGTGCCCTCAGCAACACCGAGGCCGATTCAGAACTCCGGATCGCCAGTGTCACCACGCTGGGCGGCACCCAGAAAGAGAGCTTCAGCGCTTCGGCACTAGATGCTCTACCACATGAAGACGACGAGCAGGCAGACATGAACCTGATGATCACCTCTGTCACATCGCTGCAGGGTGGAGGTGCAGCGGACGCAGCA GCAGGTGAAGGTCAAGCGGAGGTGAACGGGCTACAGATCAGTAATGCTTTCAGCCTGAATCCCGACTCCTCACCCGGCTGCCCGACAGCTTCTTTCAACCCTGGGCGGGGCTCAGGACCAGTGGGCCAGCTGGCTCAGAATGGAGACATGGGGTCTCACAATAGAGCAG ATTCATGGATCTCCCAGTCGGCTTCAGTGCCGCGCAGCCTAAAACAGACAGGAGTCGACTCGCCCTCACCAGCCACCTCATTGCCCAAACCTCCAGGCCAGTCTTCCTCTTCTaattcctcctctggctcccagCCACAGCCCAGGACAGTGAAG GTAACCTGTGCTAACTGTAAAAAACCTTTGAAGAAAGGTCAAACAGCCTACCAGCGTAAGGGTTCCACACACCTGTTCTGCTCcactacctgcctgtctgccttctcACACAAACCCGCCCCCAAGAAGAGCTGCACCATGTGTAAAAA GGACATCACAAACATGAAAGGAACCATCGTGGCGCAGGTGGACTCCAGCGAGTCTTTCCAGGAGTTCTGCAGCACAGGCTGTCTAGGTGCATATGAAAACAAGCAGAACCCCCCCAAATCAAGCCTCAAAACCAAATGTACTGTCTGCGGGAAGCTGACGGAG ATCCGGCACGAGGTGAGCTTTAAGACCGTGACTCATAAGATCTGCAGCGACACCTGTTTCAACGTTTACCGCAGGGCCAACGGGTTGATCATGAACTGCTGCGAGCAGTGCGGCGACTACCTGCCCAGCCGACCGTCGGccaaccacttcctgttagtTGATGGCCAACAGAAACGTTTCTGTTGCCAGAACTGCATCAGGGACTTCAAACAG GCGCACAGCAAACTTGCAACATGCCAGACATGTAAAACACTGATCAAGACCGGAGAGGTGCTGCACGGTCTGGGCGTCGGTGGCGTGATGGGCTCCTTCTGCTCCGTCAACTGCTTGAACAAGGGCAAATTGACGACGGCCTCCTTTGTCG CCACAGAGCCTACGTGTCACTTCTGTAAGAGGAATTCATTACCGCAGTACCAGGCCACGTTACCAGAGGGAAACGTCCTCAACTTCTGCAGCTCGCAGTGTGTGACCAAGTTCCAG AACGCTACCCTGCAAACGGCCACAAACGGACAGCTGCCTCTGTCCACTGCTGCCGACACAGTTCAGCTGAAATGCAACTACTGCCGAGGAGCCTTCAGTCTGAAACCTGAAACCTTGGAATGGGAG GATAAGATGTATCAGTTCTGCAGTAAGGTTTGCTGTGAGGACTACAAGAAGCTTCACTGCATTGTGACGTTCTGCGAGTACTGCCAAGAAGAAAGGACGCTGCATGAGACGGTCAAGTTCTCAGGAGTCAAGAGGCCGTTCTGCAGCGAAG gatgTAAGTTGTTGTTTAAGCAGGATTTTATCAAGAGGTTGGGTCTGAAGTGTGTAAGCTGTAACCACTGTAACCAGCTCTGTAAGAAAAGCATCACCCGACAGTTCGGAGGCACGACTCGCGACTTCTGCAGCGAGACCTGTGCCAAGAAGTTCCACGACTGGTTCTACAAG GCGGCGAGATGCGACTGTTGTAAGGTTCAGGGAAACCTGACAGAGTCTGTGATGTggagagcagagatgaaacagttCTGTGACCAAGATTGTCTGTTGAAGTTCTACTGCCAGCAGAACGAGCCCATCATGGTCACGCAGAAAGGCCCTGAGAACTCCAGCATAG GGGTTGAGTTGCAAGCACCCAAATTTGGG ctggtGAACCAGGGTTCAATGGCGTACGCTGGTGGTCTGATGAGAGATGTGAAGAACAAGGCAGTTCTCTGCAAGCCGCTCACCCTGACCAAAGCTACTTACTGCAAACCACACATGCAGAGTAAACATTTACAGACAG ATGTAGATGATGGCATTAAGAGGGAGTATGTTCCTGTTCCCATACCTGTCCCCGTCTTCATCCCTATGCCCATGAATATGTACTCCCAGGTCACTCCCACTCCAGTGTCTCTGCCTATACCG GTGCCTGTGCCTGTCTTTCTGCCTACGACCCTGCAGGGGGCAGAGCAGATTATTGAAAGCATCAATGAGCTGAAAAACAACGTGACCCCTGAGCTGCAGCGTGtgcctcaaacactcaaagaggagcagaaagaag ATGTAGAGACAATAAAGGTTAAGAAAGAGGTTAGAGAGCAGGAATCCTCCATCAGCaactcggaggaggaggaggaggaggaggaggaggaggaagaggaagagaagtaCGATCCTAACCTGGATCTGGAGACCGACTTCCCTCAAG TCTCAGCATTGGAGCCTgctccagtcctggagggaatGGACGAGGACATGAGCTTCTCTCTGCCTCCAGTCCTGGCAGAGtcgaaggaggaagaggaggaggaagaggagccggtACCTCGACCACAGCCCAGAAAACAA GGGAACAAGAGGCAGGCAGTTGAGCAGAGCTCTGCCCAGATCTCATCGGAGGGGCCATCGGTGAAGCGCTCACTGCCTCTCAAAGCTCGCTACGGCATCTATGCCTGGAAACGATGGGTGCTGTCTTCTGAAAAAACTGAAGACACCAAAGATGAGGATGGCTCCAAACCCG TCCGGGTGAAAAGTAATCTTCTGTCCCTGAGTCCGGAGGAGCTGAATGAAGGCCTGTCACAGTTTGTAAGGGAGGTGTGCAGGCCGAATGGAGAGCGCTATTCACCCGACAGCATCTTTTACCTCTGTCTTGGAATTCAGCAG CATCTCCACACCAAAGGCCGGAAGGATGACCTGTTCAGTGACTCGTGCTACCAGCAGTTTGGAGAGGAACTTAACAAGGTTCTCAAGGATTGGCAGCCCAGTGTTCTCCCTGATG GCTTGCTGTGGAGTCgagtggaggagcagagcctgtggagcagcaggcagctCGGGGAACAGAGTCCCGCCATGTTGCTACGTTCCCTTGTTTACCTGAACACTAAATATTTTGGCCTGCGCACGGTGGAGCAACATCTCCGCCTCTCTTTTGCCAACGTCTACGGCCCTGACACCATCCATCCTGTCACTAAGGAGACGACAGTCTGCATCAGTGTGCCTTCAATTTCTCAGGGTGACCACG TGCAAACAGAGTCTCGGAAAAGAAAGCGGAAGtcggaggatgatgatgaggaccaAGAACCCAGCGACTCGGCAGGCTCCACCGTGCGCTGCCCAGTTAAGAAGCACGAATGTCACCTATATGATCTGTACAGATCAAAGTG CCCGCCCTCATTGCGTGATCGCCTTGACCTTTTCTACGTCCAGCCAGATCCTGCTCGTGACCCTGATGGCCAGCTGTGGTTTACTTCAACTCCTCTGGAGAGCCAGACTCTGGAGAACCTCCTCACCCAAGTCCTCCTGGTCAGGGATGTTTACACGGACAAACACTACACGGAGGAAGACGTGGACGGAGGAGAATAA